One Bdellovibrio bacteriovorus str. Tiberius DNA segment encodes these proteins:
- the pilQ gene encoding type IV pilus secretin PilQ family protein, with amino-acid sequence MNGFIRLVILSAMIASLTSCASRPVEDDLSLDGMDSSADVMSADDSAPAAESASDDFAEFDEIDNQQPAQAESQAAPAGDQDLAIEEEVNEAGGQEQVADAPAPAPEETSPTEDPFADSSVADVPAQTPEPTVTETTPDPFADQPPVSEPAPAPVTETIAAVPSGAPANITDLKFRANETGGTVIVQGDRPLTYTTRTNPDLRQFIIEVDNANLPDRLKRSLNTKDIKGSVGAIDAYQNPGSATARFVIQMREGVGEPAVQQEGNSLLIVASGSAPAEAMEVTDVSTAMEDNNILPSQNLTEFLAGNTKFYGKKISIETSNMDIRDALNFITEESGVNMVISEDVKGAVSLKLRQVPWDQALVVIMKAKKLGYTRQGNVLRIAPLQDLKAEEDDATKLAQARKNLEPLKVRMFPVSYAKVDELEKKIKDFLGDRGRVVGDVRTNALVVTDIEENLERAARLIASLDTQPAQVSIEGKIVEAKESFTRNIGVNWSATGAPIKLGSTARGPVNMNPSFNVNQSAAGSSGALNFNLNVGTLDIFGTLSAALALNESEEQVKIISAPRIMTLSNEKADINQTTEVPVRQVTQNGTATQETFQFKPLTLKLEVTPQVTADGSVIMKVLVNRQFRGADVSSAGQGAFAVNSREANTRVLVKNGQTAVIGGIYQSDATDGEIGVPWFRELPFVSYLFKTKNISKEKSELLIFLTPRIMGQIDSNAGNPTTTDF; translated from the coding sequence ATGAACGGATTCATTAGATTAGTAATCCTGAGCGCAATGATTGCCTCTCTGACTTCCTGTGCAAGCCGCCCGGTTGAAGACGATCTGTCTTTGGATGGCATGGACTCGTCCGCGGATGTGATGTCTGCTGACGACAGCGCTCCAGCGGCTGAATCAGCCTCTGATGACTTTGCAGAATTCGATGAAATCGACAATCAACAGCCAGCTCAAGCTGAATCTCAAGCGGCTCCTGCCGGTGACCAGGATCTGGCCATCGAAGAGGAAGTGAACGAGGCGGGCGGTCAGGAACAGGTGGCCGATGCGCCAGCTCCTGCTCCGGAAGAAACCAGCCCGACGGAAGATCCGTTTGCTGACAGTTCTGTTGCGGATGTTCCTGCTCAGACTCCAGAACCGACGGTGACTGAAACCACGCCAGATCCGTTTGCGGATCAGCCGCCGGTTTCCGAGCCGGCTCCGGCACCAGTGACTGAAACGATTGCCGCTGTTCCATCCGGAGCTCCGGCAAATATCACGGACCTTAAATTCCGCGCCAATGAAACAGGTGGAACTGTGATCGTGCAGGGGGATCGTCCTTTGACGTACACCACCCGTACAAATCCGGATCTGCGCCAGTTCATCATTGAAGTGGACAACGCCAATCTTCCAGATCGTTTGAAACGCTCTTTGAACACCAAAGACATCAAAGGCAGCGTGGGTGCGATTGATGCTTATCAAAACCCGGGTTCTGCTACCGCACGCTTTGTGATCCAGATGCGTGAAGGCGTGGGTGAGCCGGCGGTTCAGCAGGAAGGCAACAGCCTTCTGATCGTGGCCAGCGGATCTGCTCCGGCAGAGGCGATGGAAGTAACTGATGTCAGCACGGCGATGGAAGACAATAACATCCTGCCAAGCCAGAATCTGACAGAGTTCCTTGCCGGCAACACCAAGTTCTACGGTAAAAAGATCTCTATCGAGACCAGCAACATGGATATCCGTGACGCTTTGAACTTCATCACTGAAGAATCCGGCGTGAACATGGTGATCTCTGAAGACGTTAAAGGTGCGGTCAGCCTGAAACTGCGTCAGGTTCCCTGGGACCAGGCGCTGGTTGTGATCATGAAAGCCAAAAAACTGGGTTACACCCGTCAGGGCAACGTTTTGCGTATCGCTCCACTTCAGGATCTGAAAGCGGAAGAAGATGATGCAACAAAACTGGCTCAGGCCAGAAAGAACCTGGAACCTTTGAAGGTTCGCATGTTCCCAGTCAGCTACGCGAAAGTGGACGAGCTAGAAAAGAAGATCAAAGACTTCCTGGGTGACCGTGGCCGTGTGGTCGGCGACGTTCGTACGAATGCTTTGGTTGTGACCGATATCGAAGAAAACCTGGAAAGAGCAGCCCGTCTGATCGCCAGCCTTGATACGCAGCCCGCTCAAGTTTCCATTGAGGGTAAAATCGTTGAGGCGAAAGAAAGCTTCACTCGCAATATCGGTGTGAACTGGAGTGCGACGGGCGCGCCAATCAAGCTGGGTTCCACGGCGCGTGGTCCGGTGAACATGAATCCATCCTTCAACGTGAATCAGAGTGCGGCGGGTTCCTCCGGTGCTTTGAACTTCAATCTGAATGTGGGTACTTTGGACATCTTTGGCACTTTGTCAGCGGCTCTGGCCCTGAACGAAAGCGAAGAGCAGGTTAAAATCATCTCCGCTCCGCGTATCATGACCCTGTCCAATGAAAAAGCCGACATCAATCAGACGACGGAAGTTCCGGTTCGTCAGGTGACTCAGAATGGTACGGCGACTCAGGAAACGTTCCAGTTCAAACCGTTGACGCTGAAACTTGAGGTGACTCCACAGGTAACGGCGGATGGATCTGTTATCATGAAAGTACTGGTTAACAGACAATTCCGTGGTGCTGACGTGTCCAGTGCCGGTCAGGGTGCTTTTGCGGTGAACAGCCGTGAAGCCAACACCCGTGTCCTGGTGAAAAACGGCCAGACCGCTGTTATCGGTGGTATCTATCAAAGTGATGCGACAGACGGTGAGATTGGTGTTCCTTGGTTCCGCGAATTGCCATTTGTAAGTTATCTGTTTAAGACCAAGAACATCTCCAAGGAAAAGTCTGAGTTGCTGATCTTCCTGACCCCAAGAATCATGGGTCAGATTGATTCCAACGCAGGCAACCCGACAACCACCGATTTCTAA
- a CDS encoding PilN domain-containing protein: MIKINLASQAASSGGGSIGASLGISSDSFMGADEIRKEALKRIVLLLMGPLALYIYENQNVPGKVAELNSKNQILAELQTYNAKAADSVAEIKKFKEDEALMEARISALEKISKDRQREIRVLDLLQTVIPEKAWLTRIQVNPTRVNIQGLALSDFEVSQFLEALTKSVFLMDVNLVSSSETVTDGVSLKKFEISCLLERANE; encoded by the coding sequence ATGATTAAGATCAATCTTGCCTCTCAGGCAGCATCTTCGGGCGGCGGTTCCATCGGGGCTTCTCTGGGGATTTCTTCTGACTCCTTCATGGGGGCTGATGAGATCCGCAAAGAGGCGTTGAAACGCATCGTGCTGTTGCTGATGGGACCTCTGGCTTTGTACATTTACGAAAACCAGAACGTACCGGGCAAGGTGGCAGAGCTGAACTCCAAGAATCAGATTCTTGCCGAGCTTCAGACCTACAACGCCAAAGCCGCGGATTCCGTGGCCGAGATTAAAAAATTCAAAGAGGACGAGGCTCTGATGGAGGCTCGTATCTCGGCTTTGGAGAAAATTTCCAAAGACCGTCAGCGTGAGATCCGCGTATTGGATCTGCTGCAGACGGTGATTCCGGAAAAAGCCTGGTTGACCCGCATTCAGGTGAATCCGACCCGCGTGAACATTCAGGGTCTTGCTTTAAGTGACTTTGAGGTCTCTCAGTTCCTGGAAGCTTTGACCAAGAGTGTGTTCCTGATGGACGTGAATCTTGTCAGTTCCAGTGAAACGGTGACCGACGGGGTCAGTTTGAAGAAGTTTGAAATCAGTTGTTTGTTGGAGAGAGCAAATGAATAA
- a CDS encoding prepilin peptidase: protein MFDLDTGFYVLFFVLGAIFGSFGNVVIYRLPREESVVKPRSYCYSCKTQIKWYDNIPILSWFILRGKCRKCHAKFSFRYPLVEIIMAVLFALCYHYAGLTWTLLEYLIFIFGLVVCTFIDLDHMILPDEFTLSGIVIGLVGAALNPQREFLDALFGVLMGGGFLWGMAYVYYMFTKNEGMGGGDIKLLAWIGAIVGWKAIPFVIMTSAIVGSVIGLIAARKQKAGLKTVIPFGPYLALGAVIYLFGGEVIALWYLGLFLPAV, encoded by the coding sequence TTGTTTGATCTGGATACGGGCTTTTACGTCCTTTTCTTTGTTTTGGGTGCGATTTTTGGAAGTTTCGGCAATGTCGTGATCTATCGCCTGCCGCGCGAGGAAAGTGTCGTCAAGCCTCGCAGCTACTGCTACAGCTGCAAAACCCAGATCAAATGGTATGACAATATCCCTATCTTGAGCTGGTTCATTCTTCGCGGTAAATGCCGTAAGTGCCACGCCAAGTTTTCTTTCCGCTACCCGCTGGTGGAAATCATCATGGCCGTGCTGTTTGCGCTTTGTTATCACTATGCAGGTCTGACTTGGACGCTGCTTGAATATCTGATCTTTATTTTTGGACTTGTTGTCTGCACGTTTATCGATCTGGATCACATGATTTTGCCGGATGAATTCACTCTTTCCGGGATTGTCATTGGACTGGTTGGCGCCGCTTTGAATCCTCAGCGTGAGTTCCTGGATGCCCTGTTCGGTGTGTTGATGGGCGGGGGCTTCCTTTGGGGGATGGCTTACGTCTATTATATGTTCACGAAAAACGAAGGCATGGGCGGAGGCGATATCAAGCTTCTGGCTTGGATTGGTGCCATTGTCGGCTGGAAAGCCATTCCGTTTGTGATCATGACCTCGGCAATTGTGGGCAGTGTGATCGGTTTGATCGCTGCCAGAAAGCAGAAGGCTGGACTAAAGACTGTGATTCCGTTCGGTCCTTACCTGGCTTTGGGGGCGGTGATTTACCTGTTTGGCGGTGAAGTCATTGCCCTTTGGTACCTTGGATTGTTCCTTCCCGCTGTCTGA
- the pilM gene encoding type IV pilus assembly protein PilM, whose product MFFKSKKVIGLDIGSSSIKLAEMDVSGKGAQLLSFGFAPTPPNAVSGGEIVDIASVGIAIQQLINEVKTKRKSISTAMWGTAVIVKKITIPKMDRKLIKDQIRFEAEQYIPFDINNISLAHHILNSSASPDAMDILLIAAQNELVTQYTQVIEVSGLTCGVLDVSGFALANAFELNYGKIPGEVIGILNFGASITNFVVLQNGEVIFCRDIPVGGANYTNEIHKAMGVTVAEAEALKLSAISRREVPDEVHSIISATNEAVTEEIRSSLDFLSATTNGLVLSRCFYTGGSSATSGLVETVSRVTGILMEPFNPFLRVKANPKKFSPEYLDQISSFAGVVTGLALREQGDAT is encoded by the coding sequence ATGTTTTTTAAATCGAAAAAGGTCATAGGACTCGACATTGGATCGAGCTCCATCAAGCTTGCTGAAATGGACGTCAGTGGCAAGGGCGCCCAGCTTCTCTCTTTTGGTTTTGCACCAACGCCTCCCAATGCCGTGTCCGGTGGGGAGATCGTGGATATCGCCTCCGTCGGTATCGCCATACAGCAGTTGATCAACGAAGTAAAAACCAAGCGTAAATCCATTTCAACAGCCATGTGGGGAACTGCCGTGATCGTGAAAAAGATCACCATTCCCAAGATGGATCGCAAGCTTATCAAAGATCAGATTCGTTTCGAGGCCGAGCAGTACATCCCGTTTGATATCAATAATATCAGCCTGGCCCACCACATTCTGAACTCCAGCGCATCCCCGGATGCCATGGACATTCTTCTGATTGCGGCCCAGAACGAACTTGTAACTCAGTACACTCAAGTCATTGAGGTCAGTGGCCTGACTTGCGGCGTATTGGACGTTTCTGGCTTTGCTTTGGCCAATGCGTTTGAACTCAATTACGGAAAAATCCCGGGCGAAGTGATCGGCATCCTGAATTTCGGAGCTTCGATCACAAACTTCGTGGTTCTGCAAAACGGCGAAGTGATCTTCTGCCGTGATATCCCTGTCGGCGGCGCCAACTACACCAATGAAATCCACAAAGCGATGGGTGTGACCGTGGCGGAAGCCGAAGCCCTGAAACTCAGTGCGATTTCCCGCCGTGAAGTTCCCGACGAAGTTCACAGCATCATCAGCGCCACCAATGAGGCCGTGACTGAAGAAATCCGCAGCAGTTTGGATTTCTTAAGCGCCACTACAAATGGTCTGGTTCTAAGCCGTTGTTTCTACACGGGGGGAAGTTCTGCGACCTCCGGGCTGGTTGAAACGGTTTCCCGCGTGACGGGCATCCTGATGGAACCATTCAATCCGTTCCTGCGTGTGAAAGCGAATCCGAAAAAGTTCTCTCCTGAATATCTTGATCAGATCAGCTCCTTTGCCGGGGTTGTGACGGGTCTGGCCCTGCGTGAACAGGGGGATGCGACATGA
- a CDS encoding pilus assembly protein PilP yields the protein MKSVRWIVSYILVASLGLWLAFAVSMKFMAPAHSQDAPSNGDLPAEFMKEVENTQVPPAGGTPAGSPPPAGTPAETPPAAQTPPPADVPAQIPPPPANEMPVGDQMTAPAPQQILSSDGYIYDPTGKRDPFKVFKTVRPTGPEAARPNEILEPLQRWEVDRLQVVGILWDVRTPRAMIKDPDGAVFVVTKNSKIGRSEGFVAAIREGEVVVVETKYDDGKAFKESRIMELKK from the coding sequence GTGAAGTCTGTAAGATGGATTGTATCTTACATTTTAGTGGCCTCTCTGGGACTTTGGCTGGCCTTTGCGGTCAGCATGAAGTTCATGGCGCCGGCGCATTCTCAGGATGCTCCGTCCAACGGCGATCTTCCCGCAGAATTCATGAAAGAGGTTGAAAACACCCAGGTGCCTCCAGCCGGTGGCACACCTGCGGGCAGTCCGCCTCCTGCGGGCACTCCGGCCGAAACACCACCGGCGGCACAAACTCCGCCACCAGCGGATGTGCCTGCACAGATTCCTCCGCCTCCGGCAAATGAAATGCCGGTTGGGGACCAGATGACAGCTCCGGCTCCGCAGCAGATTTTGTCCAGTGATGGATATATCTATGATCCGACCGGAAAAAGAGACCCGTTTAAGGTCTTTAAAACGGTCCGCCCAACGGGTCCGGAAGCGGCTCGTCCAAACGAGATTCTCGAGCCCCTGCAGCGCTGGGAAGTTGATCGTTTACAGGTTGTGGGTATTTTGTGGGATGTAAGAACACCTCGTGCGATGATCAAAGATCCGGACGGGGCTGTATTTGTAGTGACTAAAAACTCCAAGATTGGCCGAAGCGAAGGATTCGTGGCGGCGATCCGTGAAGGGGAAGTAGTTGTCGTGGAAACGAAATACGACGACGGCAAAGCCTTTAAAGAGTCACGCATTATGGAGTTGAAAAAATAG
- a CDS encoding type 4a pilus biogenesis protein PilO has product MNKIFDLLAVQTIGKILVIGLGLTAMYWNFMYDDGSAVDAQIVTVNQQLQEEENKKKDTDATLKQVQEMQEKVGQLSQKYQEISRRLPAVLFSIDINKAIDDFARNAGVSVKSKKPGENIKKEVVEEVPVEVSLEGTYAELAQFTFLVSTAERMARVQNVVISESEPGSRKLKFEGQVVGYKLAPEEKKPATTENPQ; this is encoded by the coding sequence ATGAATAAAATATTTGATCTGCTCGCAGTCCAGACAATTGGTAAAATCCTGGTGATCGGCCTGGGGCTGACAGCCATGTATTGGAACTTCATGTACGATGACGGTTCCGCAGTCGACGCGCAAATCGTGACTGTGAACCAGCAGTTGCAGGAAGAAGAAAATAAAAAGAAAGACACCGATGCAACTCTGAAACAAGTTCAGGAGATGCAGGAAAAAGTCGGTCAGCTCAGCCAGAAGTATCAGGAGATCTCCCGTCGTTTGCCGGCGGTGCTTTTCTCTATTGATATCAATAAGGCGATCGATGATTTCGCCCGTAATGCCGGCGTCAGCGTGAAATCGAAAAAACCGGGTGAAAACATTAAAAAAGAAGTCGTGGAAGAAGTTCCTGTCGAAGTGTCCCTTGAGGGCACTTACGCAGAACTGGCTCAGTTCACTTTCCTGGTTTCCACGGCCGAGCGTATGGCGCGCGTTCAGAATGTTGTTATTTCTGAAAGCGAACCGGGCTCCCGTAAATTGAAGTTTGAAGGACAGGTGGTTGGTTACAAGCTGGCCCCTGAAGAGAAGAAGCCTGCTACAACGGAGAACCCACAGTGA